A genomic region of Planctomycetia bacterium contains the following coding sequences:
- a CDS encoding VWA domain-containing protein, which yields MNAHRNRNRRLTQISTARPNRIVRPELLEKRQLLSCSTPTVQTVRGRDATFDQCFNLEFEHGGEDYEVSAYYTETTTAADLLQCTDAENDADRCEHRLPNDDDGNGDNIHAVSMAGQARDAFKFFLDRGLKFLPAGETELEVYIAEDPRGGGVPTANSLLTDDELVADPDLLWEELLAYHELHHLVQGQYDGSWDDFYGEGIARSSEDRVRTDLDADTGHLFIPQITNAIDSNTVRTTDLAAQSYDTAAWWTWLWDQYRVGAGENPPVTGANDLGWGAMREFYEELETQQSDELGAVADFIAAQGSSFRQDFIDYTLALWAQSFNPSDPRLGYLDNEINNIGPMNGHTIINSAPAFGNTTLNLTPRTSRYIEFNPASQCDYTSFSFDGNGKNYGFSVMTADGGDLQDRWTSYSNNWARTVRTADLDRVVGVVTSFDQSGSVDVGRGCVSPDVQIKSPTTSSFAMVGTADNPRSFVVRLSVTGNGAAIAGLVADEFNVTLKKSGSADAPIPVEVINASYVLDDYWLLVQAPDDVAGAETGSFYDLSVTLGSDSDSENFSVVYLERVQDVILVLDRSGSMGGDTGKIEAARNAANLLVMALADEDQGGYVAFDTDAEIQVSLDELSDGNQRQDLEDAIAAEVPLDFTSIGDGLRAALDDYSSNGNPDNLCSIVLMSDGHENEPDYWADVKDDLIAAGCPVHTISFGPGANEVLMQEISGAVSGGSHDYATSEGGVPINSVLGWENNVSRIYENKATQMAGRQRIFTVLGDSAIGGVATGIIDFEDHPTGTVIAVGNSFTASGVPGKGLPFQNNAGAMVNTGFARVDNQQSADGAGHDLQLNNINVGFEFAKTLESASALFGYFGGNLNVTINGELFNARTLSLLQGRVIGGVSVNLTMFDNQHGRLDFKGDIDSLALGGQEFWIDDLRFNSEVGNFHEIPVDKGADILVVSAAWQEKMGGVHTELFDPNGDPVPAARRSLSSQGTNEVWRVPDPIPGNYRMRLMNIPQEYFLTASVRSEFELYTFVGQPQEDMLTGVEVPLVASFISNTGPVLDANVTATVLDPGGTSKVVKLWDDGNHGDGEADDGVYANSYTATSFGDLVQLNPDLVVEGDEPMGVGSYQVTFKAKKDEIVREGLGSFVLNRDKDSDSDGLPDRWEEEHGLDPKNREDQNSDFDKDGLPASCEYRVGTDPRNSDTDDGGRSDGAEVQYVPGQLCRAVRDPLDPADDRLRKVTGIVALPEATPNGSPHVRLKISIPDDDYLFSSIHRRLLNEDGRPIGDWIELEDEFRGPEFEDLRLAEGNYEYQIIPFHFGGDGESPIEGQHIFSSPVLVKKDPYAPFGSVMIDDADGETYSPLVTLRIIADDSGHVHDFDPEHQPAPGSPLEKLMMKISNRPDFAGADWQPFQPEVKDWFLGRFEPLQETTRWVYVAFMDEAGNISDGPIADSIQALLQPGDTYPFDGKVDITDLNNVRNNFGSQGQIAILIGDAIGALNGAVDISDLNAVRNNFGSFVDSPLPSTAQRHAPEKIANRAIIDPTASDRPLLGRTVATNGSAAARDVLFGRFTEVGVDIDALLTAHRHSQKRGLRALK from the coding sequence ATGAACGCTCACCGGAATCGGAATCGCCGCTTGACGCAGATTTCCACCGCGCGCCCGAACCGAATCGTGCGCCCGGAACTGCTGGAGAAGCGGCAGTTGCTGAGTTGCAGCACGCCGACGGTGCAGACCGTGCGTGGCCGCGACGCGACCTTCGACCAATGTTTCAATCTGGAATTCGAGCATGGCGGCGAGGACTACGAAGTCAGCGCCTACTACACCGAGACGACCACTGCGGCCGACCTGCTGCAATGCACCGACGCCGAGAACGACGCCGACCGTTGCGAACATCGGTTGCCCAATGATGACGACGGCAACGGCGACAATATTCACGCGGTCAGCATGGCTGGCCAGGCGCGCGACGCGTTCAAGTTCTTCCTCGATCGCGGTCTGAAATTTCTTCCCGCGGGCGAGACGGAACTTGAAGTCTACATCGCCGAGGATCCACGCGGCGGCGGCGTGCCGACGGCGAACAGCCTGCTGACCGACGACGAATTAGTTGCCGATCCGGACTTGCTGTGGGAAGAGCTGTTGGCATATCACGAGTTGCATCACCTCGTGCAGGGACAATACGACGGCTCCTGGGACGACTTCTATGGCGAGGGGATCGCGCGATCGAGCGAAGATCGCGTGCGGACCGATCTCGACGCCGACACCGGCCATCTGTTCATCCCGCAGATCACGAACGCCATCGACAGCAATACGGTCCGCACCACCGACCTGGCCGCTCAGTCTTACGACACGGCGGCGTGGTGGACGTGGCTCTGGGATCAATATCGCGTCGGCGCGGGCGAGAATCCCCCGGTCACCGGCGCCAACGATCTGGGCTGGGGCGCCATGCGCGAGTTCTACGAAGAACTCGAAACGCAGCAGTCCGACGAACTGGGCGCGGTCGCGGACTTCATCGCCGCGCAGGGCAGTTCCTTCCGGCAGGACTTCATCGACTACACCCTCGCCCTGTGGGCGCAGTCGTTCAATCCCTCGGATCCGAGGCTCGGTTATCTCGATAACGAGATCAACAACATCGGCCCGATGAATGGGCACACCATCATCAACTCCGCGCCGGCGTTCGGCAACACGACGTTAAACCTCACGCCGCGGACGAGCCGGTATATCGAGTTCAACCCAGCCAGCCAGTGCGACTACACGTCTTTCAGCTTCGACGGCAATGGCAAGAACTACGGCTTCAGCGTGATGACGGCCGACGGCGGGGACTTGCAAGATCGCTGGACGAGCTATAGCAACAACTGGGCTCGCACCGTGCGAACCGCCGACCTGGACCGCGTGGTCGGCGTGGTGACATCGTTCGATCAATCCGGTTCGGTCGACGTCGGGCGAGGTTGCGTATCTCCCGACGTGCAAATCAAGTCGCCGACGACCTCTTCGTTCGCGATGGTGGGCACGGCCGACAATCCGCGTTCGTTTGTCGTGCGATTGTCGGTCACGGGCAACGGCGCGGCGATCGCCGGACTCGTGGCGGATGAATTCAATGTGACGTTGAAAAAATCCGGCAGCGCCGATGCGCCGATTCCCGTCGAAGTGATCAACGCCAGCTACGTGCTGGACGACTACTGGCTGCTTGTGCAAGCGCCGGATGATGTCGCCGGCGCGGAAACCGGTTCGTTTTACGATCTCAGCGTCACGCTCGGCAGCGACAGTGATTCGGAGAATTTCTCCGTCGTGTACCTGGAACGCGTCCAGGACGTGATCCTGGTGCTCGATCGTTCCGGCAGCATGGGGGGCGACACCGGCAAAATCGAAGCCGCGCGCAACGCCGCCAATCTCCTGGTGATGGCCTTGGCCGATGAGGACCAAGGAGGTTACGTGGCCTTCGACACCGACGCCGAAATCCAGGTGTCCCTGGATGAATTGAGCGATGGCAATCAGCGCCAGGACCTGGAAGATGCGATCGCCGCGGAAGTGCCGCTGGATTTCACCTCGATCGGCGACGGTCTGCGGGCCGCGCTCGACGACTACAGCTCCAACGGCAACCCGGACAATCTCTGCAGCATCGTGTTGATGAGCGACGGGCACGAAAACGAACCGGACTATTGGGCCGATGTGAAGGACGACCTGATCGCGGCCGGTTGCCCGGTGCATACGATCTCGTTCGGTCCCGGCGCGAACGAAGTCTTGATGCAGGAGATCTCCGGAGCGGTTTCCGGCGGCTCCCACGACTACGCGACTTCGGAAGGAGGCGTGCCGATCAATTCCGTCCTCGGCTGGGAAAACAACGTCAGCCGTATCTACGAGAACAAGGCCACGCAGATGGCTGGCCGCCAGCGGATTTTCACCGTGCTGGGCGATTCGGCCATCGGCGGCGTGGCCACCGGTATCATCGATTTCGAAGACCATCCGACTGGGACGGTGATCGCTGTCGGCAATTCCTTCACTGCATCGGGGGTTCCGGGTAAGGGGCTGCCGTTCCAGAACAACGCCGGCGCAATGGTCAACACGGGCTTCGCGCGCGTCGACAACCAACAGAGTGCCGACGGCGCGGGCCACGACCTGCAGCTCAACAACATCAACGTCGGTTTCGAGTTCGCCAAGACGCTCGAATCCGCGTCGGCGCTGTTTGGTTACTTCGGCGGAAATCTGAACGTGACCATTAATGGCGAACTGTTCAATGCGCGTACGCTGTCGCTTCTCCAAGGTCGCGTGATTGGCGGCGTCTCCGTCAACCTGACCATGTTCGACAATCAGCACGGTCGACTGGACTTCAAGGGGGACATCGACTCCCTGGCACTCGGCGGTCAGGAGTTTTGGATCGACGACTTGCGATTCAACAGCGAGGTCGGGAACTTCCACGAAATCCCCGTCGACAAGGGCGCCGACATCCTGGTCGTTTCCGCCGCCTGGCAGGAAAAGATGGGCGGCGTTCACACCGAGTTGTTCGACCCGAACGGCGACCCCGTGCCGGCCGCGCGGCGCAGCCTTTCGTCCCAAGGCACGAACGAAGTCTGGCGCGTGCCCGATCCGATCCCGGGCAACTATCGGATGCGGCTGATGAATATTCCGCAGGAATACTTCCTGACCGCTTCGGTGCGGAGCGAATTTGAACTGTACACGTTCGTCGGCCAGCCGCAAGAAGATATGTTGACGGGCGTAGAAGTGCCGCTCGTGGCCTCGTTCATCTCCAACACGGGGCCGGTGCTGGACGCCAATGTGACGGCCACCGTGCTTGATCCAGGCGGTACGTCGAAGGTGGTCAAGCTCTGGGACGACGGCAACCACGGCGACGGCGAAGCGGATGACGGCGTCTACGCGAACAGCTATACCGCGACGTCATTCGGCGATCTCGTGCAACTCAATCCTGATCTTGTCGTCGAAGGGGACGAGCCCATGGGCGTCGGCTCCTATCAAGTCACTTTCAAGGCCAAGAAGGACGAAATCGTTCGCGAAGGTCTCGGCAGCTTCGTATTGAACCGCGACAAGGACTCCGACAGCGACGGCCTCCCCGATCGTTGGGAAGAGGAGCATGGTCTCGATCCGAAGAATCGCGAGGATCAGAACTCCGATTTCGATAAGGACGGGCTGCCGGCCTCGTGCGAATACCGCGTCGGCACCGATCCGCGCAACAGCGACACCGACGACGGCGGTCGCTCCGACGGGGCCGAAGTGCAATACGTGCCGGGTCAACTCTGCCGCGCGGTGCGCGATCCGCTTGATCCGGCGGACGATCGCCTGCGCAAAGTGACCGGCATCGTGGCGCTGCCGGAAGCCACGCCGAACGGGAGCCCGCACGTGCGCCTCAAGATCAGTATCCCGGACGATGACTACTTGTTCTCCAGCATTCATCGCCGCCTGCTGAATGAAGACGGCCGGCCGATCGGCGATTGGATCGAGTTGGAAGACGAGTTCCGCGGGCCGGAATTCGAAGACCTTCGCCTGGCCGAAGGGAACTACGAATACCAGATCATCCCCTTCCACTTCGGCGGTGATGGGGAATCCCCGATCGAAGGGCAACATATCTTTTCCAGTCCCGTCCTCGTCAAGAAGGACCCGTACGCGCCGTTCGGCAGCGTGATGATCGACGACGCTGACGGCGAGACGTACAGCCCCTTGGTGACGCTGCGCATCATTGCCGACGATTCCGGGCACGTGCATGATTTCGATCCGGAGCATCAGCCTGCGCCCGGTTCGCCGCTCGAAAAGCTGATGATGAAGATCAGCAATCGCCCGGATTTCGCCGGCGCGGATTGGCAACCGTTCCAGCCAGAAGTGAAAGATTGGTTCCTGGGTCGCTTCGAACCGCTGCAGGAGACGACGCGCTGGGTCTACGTGGCCTTTATGGACGAGGCCGGCAACATCAGCGACGGTCCCATTGCCGACAGTATTCAGGCGCTGCTCCAACCCGGCGACACGTACCCGTTCGATGGCAAGGTGGACATCACTGACCTGAACAACGTGCGGAACAACTTCGGCAGCCAAGGCCAGATCGCCATCCTGATCGGCGATGCCATCGGCGCCTTGAACGGCGCGGTCGACATTAGCGACCTCAACGCGGTCCGCAACAACTTCGGCAGTTTCGTCGACTCGCCTTTGCCGTCGACGGCGCAGCGGCACGCCCCGGAAAAAATCGCAAACCGCGCCATCATCGACCCGACTGCCTCGGATAGGCCGTTGCTGGGGCGAACTGTTGCGACGAATGGCAGCGCCGCGGCGCGCGACGTGCTGTTCGGTCGCTTCACCGAGGTCGGCGTGGACATCGACGCACTGTTGACCGCCCATCGGCATTCGCAAAAGCGGGGCTTGCGCGCATTGAAGTGA